The nucleotide window AAGATGAAGAAGTGTTGAAATGGGCTTATCTCAACAGTTATCATCAGACCGGGCTGAAAAATCTGCTGGACCAGGCCGTGCTGGAACATGTGGAAGTGCATGAGCATCTGCAGGCAGATGATCGTTTTACCAAAATAGATGAAATACCATTCGACTTTCAGCGCCGCCGTATGTCTGTCATCCTGCAGCAGCGCAATGGCAAACACCTGCTGATCTGCAAAGGTGCGGTGGAAGAAATGCTGGCCCTTTGTTCATATGCTTTTAACCCCGGAGAAGATAAGGAACTGCACATTGAGAATGATAAGGTGATGGTGTTGGATGAAGCGATGCGCCGGTACATTCTCAATGTTTCCCGCAAGCTGAATGAAGAAGGGCTGCGGGTGCTGCTGGTAGCCATCAAGGAGTTTGACAGCCGTGCACTGACTTACGGAGTAGCCGATGAATGCGATATGATATTGACAGGATTTATTGGTTTTCTGGACCCTGCCAAACCTTCTGCAAAGCCTTCCATTGAAGCGCTGCATCAGCTGGGCGTATCGCTGAAAGTGCTGACAGGAGACAACGAGATCGTCACCAAAAAAATATGTCGTGATGTAGGGATCCCTATCAACAATATTTTGCTGGGCCCGGAACTGGATGGTATCTCCGATGCAGAACTGACCCGCGAAATAGACCACATCAGCATTTTCGCCAAACTGAGTCCGGTACAGAAAACCCGTGTGGTGAAAGTGTTGCAGGCAAAAGGTCATACTGTTGGTTTTATGGGAGATGGTATTAACGATGCGGCGGCGCTGCGCGAAGCAGATGTGGGAATTTCCGTAGACACCGCCACAGATATAGCCAAGGAAAGTGCTGATATTATTCTGCTGGAAAAAGACCTCACCGTATTGCGCAAAGGTGTGATTTATGGCAGAAGGACTTTCGGTAATATCATCAAGTATATCAAAATGACGGCCAGCAGCAATTTCGGGAATATGTTCAGTATGCTGGGAGCGAGCGCTTTCCTGCCTTTCCTGCCGATGCTGCCTATTCAGTTGCTGGTGCAGAACCTGTTGTATGATATCTCCCAGATATCCATCCCCTGGGATCGTATGGACAAGGAATACATTGATGAGCCTAAAAAGTGGGATGCGTCTGGTATTGCGCGGTTCATGGTTTTTATAGGGCCTATCAGTTCTGTTTTTGACTATGCGACATTTGCCTTGCTGTTTTATTTTTTCAAAGCCAACACGCCGGAGCATCAGGCTTTTTTCCAGAGTGGCTGGTTTATAGAAGGATTGTTGTCACAGACATTGATCGTGCATATGATCCGTACTCGTAAAATTCCGTTTTTACAGAGCTGGGCCACCGCGCCAGTGCTGGCACTGACTACGCTGGTGATGGCCATTGGCATGCTGTTGCCGTTTTCTCCGCTGGCTGGCGCACTGCGGATGCAACCCCTGCCTATGCAATATTTTCCTTTCCTGATTGGAATACTTGTCAGCTATTGTGTGTTAACCCAGCTGGTGAAGAACTGGTTTATCAAGCGTTTTCACAGCTGGCTGTAAGGAACAGGTGTGGAGTAGGGGATTCCCCTACTTCACACCATTTGCGGGGTTCCAGGAACCTTGTTGTTTGCGAACATATAAGATCTGTCCGGTATGATA belongs to Chitinophaga sp. HK235 and includes:
- the mgtA gene encoding magnesium-translocating P-type ATPase, yielding MIKTAAGRIRRHIPFTTQVTADGFNVIAAKKLRHVARSDRATSMGILDSQEGGLTDSQVQTKRKLFGLNEVTHIKSPAWYKQLLQAFINPFIGVLIVIAIISLIMDVFLAAPGDRDYKTVMVVGVMVVLSSVLRFWQEYRSNRAAEKLQSMVKTTALVLRHANGSKEIPIREIVPGDIFQLSAGDMIPADCRVLQSKDLFVSQAMLSGEALPLEKQEFSIADAERRMPFELENICYMGTNVVSGAATAIAINTGDQTYFGSFSKTLTGKRAETSFDKGVNSVSWLLIRFMLVMVPLIFVINGMVKHDWIEALLFAIAVAVGLTPEMLPMIVTANLAKGAVSMSKRKVIVKRLNAIQNIGAMDILCTDKTGTLTIDKIVLERHLNVLGEEDEEVLKWAYLNSYHQTGLKNLLDQAVLEHVEVHEHLQADDRFTKIDEIPFDFQRRRMSVILQQRNGKHLLICKGAVEEMLALCSYAFNPGEDKELHIENDKVMVLDEAMRRYILNVSRKLNEEGLRVLLVAIKEFDSRALTYGVADECDMILTGFIGFLDPAKPSAKPSIEALHQLGVSLKVLTGDNEIVTKKICRDVGIPINNILLGPELDGISDAELTREIDHISIFAKLSPVQKTRVVKVLQAKGHTVGFMGDGINDAAALREADVGISVDTATDIAKESADIILLEKDLTVLRKGVIYGRRTFGNIIKYIKMTASSNFGNMFSMLGASAFLPFLPMLPIQLLVQNLLYDISQISIPWDRMDKEYIDEPKKWDASGIARFMVFIGPISSVFDYATFALLFYFFKANTPEHQAFFQSGWFIEGLLSQTLIVHMIRTRKIPFLQSWATAPVLALTTLVMAIGMLLPFSPLAGALRMQPLPMQYFPFLIGILVSYCVLTQLVKNWFIKRFHSWL